The Jaculus jaculus isolate mJacJac1 chromosome 3, mJacJac1.mat.Y.cur, whole genome shotgun sequence genome includes the window tgaatgctaaattcccagctgatggagatttgggagttaacacctccaggaggcagtgtattgttgggggcgggcttatgggtgttatagctgatggagatttgggaattaacacctccaggaggtagTGTACTTTTgggtcgggcttatgggtattatagccagtttccccatgccagtgtttggcacactctcctattgctattgtccactttatgttggccagggagtgatgtccaccttctgctcataccatcgttttcccctgccatcacggagcttccccttgatcctgtaagccaaagtaaaccttttttttcccacaagctactcttagtcaggtgatttctaccagcaatgcaaacctgactgcaacagcagttttaaagaaaatggaTCAACtgttttacattgaaacaatggaaaagattcctgagaaaagactatgatagaaatgcaaattcttttggaaagaattgactggagAGGGAATCTGCTCTTCAAGGTACAATTTATTTTGGCCCTGAGTTAAGAATATAGCTGTGTTCTGCACAACTAGTATTGATTTTAGAAGCATAAAAgaatgtgtggagtggtcatgaagtgcacatggtccCAGGAGCCAATGCTGAGACACAGCGtataggcagggcatgatgaccctgataggccagtagagcctttggaagatggactatgGTTTATATGAAGATGCAAAGATGtattggatataccaggactatgcaagggctacgaTAAAGTACTGCTGGCTGGAgatgaagttttccctggctattcagcccagctggaggggtggaactggaaactCTGGAGACCATCAGTCACTGGTTATAAAGGACTTGaattgcagaagtttgatgtttactTGATGGTTACTAAGATACATTATtctagtctttccttgctatgccttccagcagttgaaaatgtttactccatgcctttatgtgttgaaagtatatgacttgttttgattttataggactcacagctaagggACAATATTAAAGCTCAGATATGACTTAAGACTTTGGAACTATTTTatgttggtaaagactgtgggaccTTTAAACTTGACAATATGCAATATGAGATAGttggggccagggatggaatgtggtagtttgaatggatggcccccagtatattcaggattttattaaagtttataatttggatctgcaaccacctggctggaggaggtgttactgtgggtagatcctagatccagccctaaggtgtgggggtggatttgaaatttAAGTCTAAAGATGTGAAAACTGcaggagctttgcctggagttcctaaagtgtgcttgttttttggttttttggttttttggttctttggtttttctctctgcttagacctatgaaagcagaccatcttcttctgccattatggaacttcccctgcttcAGTAAactcccttcttccataactgtgcctggtttacaagttcatctcaacaacctgaggctgtctactatgCCCTGTGaaccttctttttatttctttcatgtgATATATCAGTCAGGGTCCCATCAGAGAAGCAAAGTCTCTATGAGAGATGCAGAATAAGGGATTATTATTATGGTTAGGCCAAACAGAGAAGCTAATAAAGGACTCTGTGCAAGGCTATTGCCTTTATGTCTGTGGTATTCCTGAAGTCATATAAGACCAGTCATcaagaagaaaggatggaagacagGTGTGACATTTGCAAAATCTGGGACAGAATGGAACCCACAGGGATGAACTGTTTTAAACCACTTCCAACCTTGATCCAGCAGGTGACTGAAAGAAGCCAGAACCCTTAGCCACAGAGCTGCTCATCTGCCAGCCAGAAATCAGAGAAGATGGAGAGGATCCCCAGAAGATGAAGGTGCTGTAGGCTCAGGTGCTGCCTGCCTCATGCTCACAGATGAGCTAGTAGATCAGTGACAATGCTGGCATGTTCATCGTGCCTGGCATCCAACCCAGACTTTCAGAGCATCAAACTGCTGCTTCTGATTTACCTCCTAATGTGCTGCCAATTTCTCTGATGGTCAACAGTAATCTGGATTGTGTAGGGAAGTAAATTCTAGGAAAGGTAGTTCCAGGTTAGCTAACTTGACAAAGTTCAAAGCTACACAACCCCACTCCTTGTTAACTTGGCATTCCTATACACTTCTTTTCATCATACTTGGCTTCTAGATTAAGAAAATGGTCAAATAATGCTTCTAGCTCATATGACACAGCAGTTCCTCACAAATCTCTCCCTGAGACAGGACATCAAGTTCTTTTATCCATCTCTATATGCATGCTTGCACAACATTGGCTAGCTTACTCTCTGGCTATTACCATTATGGCTATTCCTACTCACTATTATTTGACTTCTTACCAAGCAATATGAGCCCTGTCCATGTGAACAATATTCCACCACTTTTCTTCTCATATTTCCCTAGGTCTTTTGGAAGCCAACTTACCCCTCACAACTAAGCCcacattctttattattattattattaatattattattaatattattattaatattaatattattattaattagttttgtactcagtgagtacagtcaatttggtaccattgttaggctcatccatgtcctatcccctccctctagccccttcttgttgaggcatatgggtcatgcattctggaattagcccagttatgggtaggataaatgtctctgcatatcatgaccccacatgtggctctgacattctttctgacccctcttccgcaaaatttccctgagccatgttgggttcatttttggtctgcttcagtgatgaggtgttgggggcctctgggtctgtggatctctgatttggtaggagttgatttttctctgtgttgatctccttcgcccttgtgctggtacccggttcaccaagaaaatagcacccttgcttgtttcatcagttgttcttattttcagctgggcccttttgaggtatgatggggtggctcacaCTCTCCTTTGATATGTTGTCACTTTACTCTCTTCTGGTTATATTTGACTGAACAATAAGCAATCTAAACCCATGGACCTAAAGCAATACCCTTCACTGATTTTGTGCGGCAAGAATTTAAGTCAAAACCTTTTTGTGACTGTCTATATCCAGCCTAGTATTAATTATTAAGTCTTTCTATGGGCCAGGTATTATTGTCCTATGCTAGCCAtgtgtggtgatacatgcattttatcccaacgcttgggaggcagaggtaggaggatcactgtgagtgtgaggccagcctgagactacagagtgcattacaagtcagcctggaccagaaaagcttctacctcaaaaaagaagaagaagaagaaggaggaggaggaggaggaggaggaggagggggaggagaagaagaagaaaagaaatattactcTATGCTGTTCAAGAGAAGAATGGAGAACAAAATATAGCTCTGACCTCAAAGGTCAGTGAAGGAGATAAAGAACACAGACCTCAGACATCCACCTTATATTGTACAACTTTGTGTATGACAATGAGAAGTGAATGAGGGTAAGGGTATCCAAGAAAAAGCACTTAATCATAAAGACAAGTGCTTCTCATTTGGTATCATATCACAATGTAATTGTAAACTGTAAGCTTTTTAAAGTCAGGAACCATCTTGAATATGTCTGCATTCCTTCCTCTAGTACCTAGCTCAGACAGGTAAATCTATGGCTAAATGCCTCTGCAAAATACTAGCTAATGTCCTAAATGACAAAAATGCAATGAGCCTGTGGACATACACAGTGTGTTTGCATTAATTTTTGCCACCCACAGAGGTTCTTGGCTGTTTGTCTATATGTTAAACTATTGAGAGGGggagtagagttagggtgactggacccctgaaggtgaaaagcataggaaagtttgcacttgctagaaatccaagatgatctgacttcttatcttttgcctagtgTCCCAGACCTATTTTTCAACAGTCAGGACTCCTCCTGGGAAAGAGGTCTTTCATAGTATATAAAGATtgtagttggtcaagttcagctcccagAACTTGGTCCCAgtgctaatctcttcctgagacagcccctagccctaaccaaccagctggccctctggttcacttgagtcagaagacagcccaccaccctaaagTTATAAATGCCTTTGTAAGGGGAGGACAGGCTCtttgatcacttgggaacttccaactgtggctaagtttttcccttggctgggcctgggctggcttggtcCAGGCCTAGGCTCAGCCTGGAGGGATACTCTTGGCCAGGCCCAACCAGGAAGGACCCCTGCTCTCTGCATGGATTCTTTACCCCTCTAACTTccaacatggcaggagctccttgaattttcttttttctttcctgttttccacAGGCCCTCCATGTGTGATTTCTAGCCacctgggtgcctttccttggctctactgccctaaataaataacttaatatttATCCttctcaattttcatttttattcaattagAAACAAACCAAGTGTTTGGTGTGTAAGGattttcctggacccttagcaaCCCATTACATTATCATCACCAATAAATGAGAATGTCTAATATATGCCTGCTAAATATATGGGTGGGAGAAACAGCTTTGAGTCCTTGACATCCAGAGCTATATGATGACAATTCTGTGCAAGCTAGTGGTACAATGGACTAAGAGGCTGGCTCTGTCACTTAGCAGCCAATACTTAGCCTTTTAGAACCTCTATTGCTCAACTTGGAAATAGAATGTTCTTTTCCACTTTACCCAGtagacatgtttttgttttgtaatgaGTTTGGATGCAGAAGACGACGTAACACCCAAACTACTTATAAGGAAAGGGATGTGTCTTGGCTTCTCCCTGTGGAGTTCCTCAGTAAATTCCCAATATGTAAGAGGTATTAATCCCAGTGAATTTCCCCTTCCAAAACCAATCAGAGTAATAATGAACCACTTTCTTGTGTTTTCTACCAAGACAGCTCTTTGAATTCTAAATGTTCTGTCTTGATTCAAAGAAACTGGTTTCTTCATGAGTGGTTGGGGTAAAACTTTTCTTAGAAGCTACTGAATATGGATTAGTTGGAttgtttctcaggaaataaaaaagcaagCTCTGGGGTGACCACTTCAACATTTAATTGGGTTAGCAAAGAACTTCGAATAAGAGATTTTCCCTAGGAGGGAAAGGATGTTTATCGCACCTAACTCCTTAGGTGGTGCATTTTAACCCAAAGGCTATTCTTCAAATGTGGCCTTTAATTTAGGAGACATTACAAAAATGTATTAGAGCAGAAAGTGTCAGACTGAAAAATCAACACATCACAGGAGTTAATTGGAACCCAGCCCCTCATTAGATGAAAGTGGAGAGCTCTCAAACTGCCCAACAACCCTGAGAAGTCATGTTTGTTTCAGCTCCAAAAGTAGCTGTATCTTTAGGATTAAGATTCTGGTCTGTAGTTTAAGGTAACTGACAGTCCTTTTAACATGTGGCTGTCTTTTCCTCTCAGACTTACTGGGCCTGACACAGGGTCATATCACTCTGCCTGGAACTCCCTCAGGGAAGTGTTTTCTGTAACAAAGACAAACTTGCTGTGCCTGATAGCAGGTCAGTCGTGGACTGTGTGAACCATTCCTTGAGAAGGAGGCTGAGGGGCTCCAGGCCATTCAGGCTTCTCTCTAAGTTGTGGTCTTTGTTTCCTTTCCACATTCAGACTGAAATGTGATtcccctgccttcctttctttcttttctttttgtggaaaATACCTGTGATGAGTCCTCTGCTTAGAAAGAAAAGCTGTTGACAGGAAAAGCTTCTGACTGGGAAGGGCCTTCTTCAAGTTTTCTCAGAGGAGACAAGTCACTTCAAACATGCTGAGGTGGGACGCTGGGCCTAGAAGAGGTCAGACTCACAGAAAGATCATCTTTAACAGTGGATTAGGCTAGATGACAAGCAGTTTCTGTGACAGCAGTAGCATGACATAGGGTTCACAGCCAAGCAAACACACATCTGAGTCCTTCTCCATCCCATCTCCAAACTGTTTTCTCAGGTTGTGGGCACTAAGTGAAATGACAGGTGAAGTCAGGGAACATGGGTGCAGAATAAGGTTTGTGTGTGAGTTCTCTGTTCTTGATTTCATAATAGCATTTCTTCACCCAGCACTGATGATGTCCCCTctgtgtgccaggtgctgtgtaggaACAGATCCTCCTCTTGGCCTCAAGGATCCATTGTTTCTTAAAGCATGCACCTGTTCTCGCACACAGCGGGCCCATTTCCCCACCATGCTCTAGGACAGAGAAGGGCCAATTATGTACTAATTCCACTTTGTTGAGAAGCCCACAATCTTTCAGACCATCCTCATAGAGAAACTCTCTGAACTTAGCCACCTTTACCTTCAACTTGCCACATTTCTCTCAGTGTGCTTACCattaatgtttacttatttatttttttgtctcctGTGTGATCTAAAGGATGAAGATCATGTGTTCATTTAACCTACTCATTTGATTTGGTCCTCTATATAGCCCAAATGATGAGTAGATTACTTGCTCTGTTCATCTAAGCATCTACTCATTTCTACAGGCCAGTAGTCATGCGCACTTTTTTGGCATGAGCACACAGAAAACCCATTCCCACCCCACACTGAGTGCACTGCTTTCCGGCTGGGAACTTCTGGAAAACAATTTTGTCTTCCATCTTCAACTGTCTTCTGTTGGGCTCTGATTTGGTTGATTTGTCATTTCGTCtagtttcagtttcccagtctCCTTTAAAGGTGTTGATAGAACCTCTTCCACCAGCAGATTATGACAGTAAGTGAAGACGACACATTTCTATGTACCCAATTGTCTTAAGCACAGAGCCAAATACCAAAAATGGTTGATTCCATTCTCGCCCTCAGACATGTAGACCTGCGTACATAAGAAAACTACACATACAAATATGAGCATCACCTCAATGCTGCATACAGTCTTCCAATGTATACATAGGCTTTGCCACGTGCCAATCGGCTGAAATGGGAGGAACAGGCAACTCAAAATCAGTGGCGCCAAGTATTGGAGCTCCGAAAGAGAGTAGGAATCCATTATCTTCAGACCTGGGCTGCTAGAGATGTATTTCATCAGACTGCCCTTCTTATTCGTcccagacagacaaacaaacaaagccaagcACCTTACACTGCTAGGTGCCGGTCACTGCGCTACATGACTTACAGGCATTCATTACTTTACTTAACTGGGAACAGTCATGCGAGGGAGACAAACTTTACCCAGAAGTTGGTTTAGATGGCTAGTTTGTGGCTCGCAGAGGCACAGGAACTTGACCCGTCAGGCAACAAGGAAATCCACCTGTTTTAGAGTTCTATTGGACAAATGGAAGGCAGCGAAGGGGCGGGCCAGCACCAAGCCCCTTGGGGTGGCACTGAGAGCAAATTGGGTTGCAACCCACGTGGCAAATTCTTCCCATGCCCAAGACCCTAAGCACAGAGGCTGTACGGGTGATGGTGGTGGGGGTGAGTGGGCGTCCCGGACCTGGGAAGGGGATTCCTGGTGCTTTGTGCTCCTTCCtcgccccctccccagccccccaggGCACAGGGTCGAGCCTCTTCCCTCCCGCTCTCTCAACCCTCCCGACCTTATTTAGAAACCGTGTCCCCGAGACAGGAAGGGCGGCGGGCCGAGAAGCACGGAGCGTCCCGGTCTCATTTCCTTTCGAATCCCCCTGTGGAATTTCATTTCATACGGTGAGGAAATCGGAGCGCGAGCCCGTCGGCTGCTCTGCTTGCTCGGGGCGCCTCCCCCACTCACTCGGGGCCGCAGACGGGCTGCTCGGGGCGCAGGTCGGGCGCGGGGCGGAGGGGCTGGGGGGGCGGGGAAGGGGCTCCAgcacccctcccttcccccccccccgcgagcTGGGAGCCAGACTGGCCGCGAACTCGCGCCGTGCCTGGCACGAGCTCTTCacgctttttctctctctcctctctcaatgCTCCCAGGTCCCTTTACGGATGAGGAACCAGACCCCGACAGCTCGGGGCTATTCGCTCAAGGTCACACGGGCACAATCTGGCTAAATCCAGGTCCCGTGTTCTTTGTGTACATTTCTCCGCTGGACGCGGAGAGGGACACCGGACTGAGGTGACAGCTGGAAGGAACAGGAAACCAAAGGGAGAGCGTGGAGCCCGGAGCACTTCTCACCtggcaggggagagaggagagacaggagagagaggaggggaggggagaggaggggcggGTGGGCTGGGCGGGAGCCACCGGGCTCCGTCGCCGCCTGGCCCCAGCGCGCCGCGATCCGGGTGGGAGGACAGCGAGCGCCGGGAAGCcgagcggggcggggcggggccgagggagggagggagggagggccaggGGCCCTGGGCGGGCGCCGGCTCGACCCTTCCCGCAGGCGACAgggcccgcccccgccccgccccttgGCCCACGGCGCCAGTTCATTGGACGGGCGCGCTGTCCGTCCcgtcccgccccgcccccgcgagCCTCCAGCGCGGCGGAGCGCTCGGGCGGTgagagcggcggcggcggcggcgcagaGCGCAGGCGGGCTTCACGGGACGCCGTGCGCGCGGACTCGGCCGCCTGCGGGCAGTGCGATCGCCGCCTGCAGCCATGACCCTCGCAGCGCCTTCCTCAGCCTGGGACCCGGACGTCTAGTATCCGCACACGGTCGCGTACCGCTGCGGGAGCGGCGGGCCACTGTCTCCTCGTCGCCCTTGGCGCCTTATCACACTCCTTCCCCGGAGCTGGGAGCAGCGCGGGCAGCTggcgcccccaccccccacccctccgTGCAAACTGGGGGTGTCTCCCGGAGCGATccccgccgccgctgctgctgctgccctggGCTCTGGCCATGGCCCGGCGGGGCACAGGGCCGAGCGTCCCGGGAGCGCCCGGAGGCGTCgggctggggctgctgctgctgctgctgctggggctgcagtTAATGCTGCTCCCGGGACCAGCTCTGGGCTTCGGGGACGAGGAGGAGCGGCGCTGCGACCCCATCCGCATCTCCATGTGCCAGAACCTCGGCTACAACGTGACCAAGATGCCCAACCTGGTGGGGCACGAGCTGCAGACGGACGCCGAGCTGCAGCTGACAACTTTCACGCCGCTCATCCAGTACGGCTGCTCCAGCCAGCTGCAGGTGGGCGCCCCCACCCCTCCCATCCTTGGCGGGACCCCTCAGGCCAAGGACACCCTAGCCCCTTCCGTGGAGCCCCTGCCAAGTCGAGTGCCCGGTTCTTTTCCTAAGCCTGAGGGTACAAACAATTCTCCTGGAAAAGTGATTTtcacacccgccccccccccccccccgcgcgcttTTCTGTCCCTTCTTTGGGACTGGAAGCCAAAACGTTGTGTAAGTCATCTGGCCTGCGAAAGAACCCATTCCTACACCCCGCCCTTCCGTTTCTCTCCCCTGCTCACCCATGTCTGGCCAAGCCCCTAACCCCGGTGGAGCTGAGGGTTATCTTTGCCAAGGATTGCAGCCGCCGCCGCTGCTCCTCGGTGGGCGAGACCTCAGCAGGGCAGCCAGCTGCAGCTGAGAACTGGAGCGATAAGGAGACTAAACAACTCCCTTCCCTGACCCTCACTGACCGCCCCATATTTTAGGGGGTTAGTTACTAAATATCACTGTCTACTTTTTGCAGAACGCTCCCTCCCCCATATATGATCCCCAACGGTTGTTGAGGTCACACTGGAAGGAGTGGGTGGGTTGTCTTGAGCTCTTTTCTTGTCCCCAGGATTAGAGACAAAGTTAGTGTTTGGAGGTAGTGAAAAAGCTTCCGGGAAGGTAGTCTGGatttggaagaattttttttttttgaagtcattaaaagttttaaagcttACATAATGTACAAATATACAGAAATTGTCCCTCCTACAATTAATAATTGAAAGGCAATTTGCATATAAAGGGTGATTATAATCTTGCTAATACAGCCAAGTAGTGATGTGCTGgaaggaaattttaaaacttcaataTTGGTTGTGCTGTGGTTGTTGAGGctgactgatttttaaaaaattagaaaacagaacAGTTGGGAGAAAAGAGGTTAGTTGTCCAGGCGAAAAATTCAAGAGGTCTTTTCTCTGGCTGTGACTTTTGAGAGGTAAGAGCCAGCTAGCCAGTTTTCTTACTTAGCTGCATGATTTTACATGGGTCATTTAAGAAGCTGGGATTGTGGCTTTGGAGAGATGTGGGGATTAGACCTGTTGCTGGTGAAGTATCCCTTTGGAAGCTTCAGAACTTTAGACCGAGGTTATAAAAGCTTAAGAAATGATCCTCTAGCTCTCAGTTGGAAACAGCGCATATCCTGACATCAGTGGCAATTTTGTTGGAGAAATAGCTTTTGCagggatatatatttttaattacatgtatCCTGGGGAAGCAGCCAAGCTGTTTTGAAAGACAAGACTGGATCCCTTGACAGGCTGGAAAATAGTTACTTGTAACTCTAGACTTCATAGACAACATCTGTAAGGAGCCAAGGAGACTGTTTATCAATGCTGGAGGAATTGAGGACAGCAACTGGACTGTCCCCTGCTGGTATTGCTGTTTCAAGGACTTAACATTTACATTTTCTATTGTGCTTCATGATTATTCATTGAGGAAACTGAAGCCAAACAAGTCCTGAGTGACCAGAGAGGACCCCCCCCCCAGAGTCTATATCTTATCCCTGGGCTAACAGTCTCAGTGGGTACATTTTCTGTTTCAAGataagaatgatttttttaaacagttaaaataggaaaaaaagaacatgaacaagatctcctttttaaaaaacatttattttatggtGACAAAGAAATGGGGATCAAAATAAAGCACCCCACCACCTAAATGACCAAGTCAGTTTTTATTAGACCTTGTAGCATTATCAAATAGTAGCTAAAACGGGTAGGTAGGATATTGGAAGTCAgtttttcaaagtttattttcttaCGGGTTATGTGAAAAGGAATTCTGCAATTCttgacactttttatttatttattcatttatgtttctGGACAGGATTACTAGAGCCAAACTAAGAAAAAAGTGTGTGTAAAAGTGGTGGTTTATTCAGCACCTTTGTTAGTGGTCAGAGTAAACAGTAAGACTCCCTATAGGCTGGTTTTAGAAGTTAATTTGTACGTTGCCTGCATTCTCTATACAATCGCTCAGCTTTGCACATGTGGTCAAACCTTCAAGTCATGGCTTTCTTTGTTCATTTCATTACTTTTCCAGTTCTTCCTTTGTTCAGTTTATGTGCCGATGTGCACAGAGAAGATCAACATCCCCATCGGCCCTTGCGGTGGCATGTGTCTTTCAGTCAAGAGACGCTGTGAACCCGTCTTGAAAGAGTTTGGATTTGCCTGGCCAGAGAGCTTGAACTGCAGCAAATTCCCGCCTCAGAATGACCACAACCACATGTGCATGGAAGGGCCTGGCGATGAAGAAATCCCCTTACCTCACAAAACCCCCATTCAGCCTGGGGAAGAGTGTCACTCTGTGGGAACCAATTCTGATCAGTACATCTGGGTGAAGAGGAGTCTGAACTGTGTTCTCAAGTGTGGCTACGATGCTGGCTTGTACAGCCGCTCTGCTAAGGAGTTCACTGACATTTGGATGGCGGTGTGGGCTAGCCTGTGCTTCATCTCCACCGCCTTCACTGTGCTGACCTTCCTGATCGATTCTTCCAGGTTTTCTTACCCTGAGCGCCCCATCATATTCCTCAGTATGTGCTATAATATTTATAGCATTGCTTATATTGTTAGGCTGACCGTAGGCCGGGAAAGGATATCCTGTGATTTTGAAGAGGCAGCAGAACCCGTTCTCATCCAAGAAGGACTTAAGAACACAGGATGTGCAATAATTTTCTTGCTGATGTACTTTTTTGGAATGGCCAGCTCCATTTGGTGGGTTATTCTGACACTCACTTGGTTTTTGGCAGCGGGACTCAAATGGGGTCATGAAGCGATCGAAATGCACAGCTCCTATTTCCACATCGCAGCCTGGGCCATCCCTGCCGTGAAAACGATTGTCATCTTGATTATGAGACTAGTGGACGCAGATGAACTGACTGGCCTGTGTTATGTCGGGAACCAGAACCTCGATGCCCTTACTGGCTTTGTGGTGGCCCCTCTCTTTACTTATTTGGTGATCGGAACCTTGTTCATTGCGGCAGGTTTGGTAGCCTTATTCAAAATTCGGTCAAATCTTCAAAAGGATGGGACAAAGACAGACAAGTTGGAAAGGCTGATGGTCAAGATTGGGGTCTTCTCAGTACTGTACACAGTTCCTGCCACCTGTGTGATTGCCTGTTATTTCTATGAAATCTCCAACTGGGCACTCTTCCGGTATTCTGCAGATGACTCAAATATGGCAGTTGAAATGTTGAAAATTTTTATGTCTTTGCTCGTGGGCATTACTTCAGGCATGTGGATCTGGTCTGCCAAAACTCTGCACACGTGGCAAAAGTGTTCTAACAGATTAGTGAATTCTGGGAAGGTAAAGCGAGAGAAGAGGGGGAATGGGTGGGTAAAGCCTGGGAAAGGCAATGAAACTGTGGTGTAAGATGAGCTTGCCTCCACACTGTCCTCCTCCTAAAGGGGTGAACGCAGTGTTTCTGTAGAAATGCTGCAACAAGTTTTCTTCAGTGAAGCTCAGTTTGAACTGAGTGGCAGCACTTCAGCGGCTCCTGTCAGCCTGGCACCATAAAAACCAATGATTTTGCTGCAGACTTTGGAACGATCCTAGGTGGAAAAGCCAGTTAGAGGCTTTTGAAGCTGTGAGAAATCAGAAAGTTGATCACTTTAGCAGGTCACAGCTCAGAGTGTGAAGGTCCTACCTAGCTAGATTCCAAGAGGTCTGGGGCAGTGCTATTTTCCCCTACCAGGTGGGATTGAAACTGTGAGTTGGTAGCTTGCAGGGAGAaagaataatttctttaaaattcttttgaattttaaatagTAACTAAGTCTTTCAGATAGCAAAATGATCTATAAACACTGGAAATGCTGGGTTCAGAGAAGTGTTACAGAGTTTTATAGTTTGGCTGATCTAACATAAACATCTTCTGTTTAGAACTTTGTGGATTGTACTCCCAGGAGGTGGTGTCAAAACCTTTCAGTGCCTTTGTCATAAAACAGCATTGTTTGAACAAACAGAAGTACTGTACTAACACACGTAAGGGTTCCGATGGATTTTTATTCTCCTGCTCTTAGATTTCAACATCCCTATTCTAGGTCGCTGCTGTTTTCTTCACTTTAcactaatgaaaaaagaaagaaagaaagaaagaaagaaagaaaggtatttTTATAGGAATTTTTTGCA containing:
- the Fzd4 gene encoding frizzled-4; its protein translation is MARRGTGPSVPGAPGGVGLGLLLLLLLGLQLMLLPGPALGFGDEEERRCDPIRISMCQNLGYNVTKMPNLVGHELQTDAELQLTTFTPLIQYGCSSQLQFFLCSVYVPMCTEKINIPIGPCGGMCLSVKRRCEPVLKEFGFAWPESLNCSKFPPQNDHNHMCMEGPGDEEIPLPHKTPIQPGEECHSVGTNSDQYIWVKRSLNCVLKCGYDAGLYSRSAKEFTDIWMAVWASLCFISTAFTVLTFLIDSSRFSYPERPIIFLSMCYNIYSIAYIVRLTVGRERISCDFEEAAEPVLIQEGLKNTGCAIIFLLMYFFGMASSIWWVILTLTWFLAAGLKWGHEAIEMHSSYFHIAAWAIPAVKTIVILIMRLVDADELTGLCYVGNQNLDALTGFVVAPLFTYLVIGTLFIAAGLVALFKIRSNLQKDGTKTDKLERLMVKIGVFSVLYTVPATCVIACYFYEISNWALFRYSADDSNMAVEMLKIFMSLLVGITSGMWIWSAKTLHTWQKCSNRLVNSGKVKREKRGNGWVKPGKGNETVV